In Halorubrum sp. PV6, a single window of DNA contains:
- a CDS encoding peroxiredoxin, which produces MSDTTASSTPDAVPDFKLSNAGAGPDPFSLSAVAADSDTDAVVLLFQRDYHCGNCRKQVQAIGDRYDEFEALNAAVVSILPEPVERASEWQESYDLPFALLADPNADVSDAYDQPVRFGVLGSLHDLVGRMPVAMVLDTRSGEPAVAYTYEGRMPADRPEIDDLLDEIRTLRGE; this is translated from the coding sequence ATGAGCGACACGACCGCGTCCTCAACGCCGGACGCTGTACCGGATTTTAAACTGTCGAACGCCGGAGCCGGTCCCGACCCGTTCTCACTCTCCGCAGTCGCCGCCGACTCCGACACGGACGCCGTGGTGCTGCTGTTCCAACGGGACTACCACTGCGGGAACTGCCGGAAGCAGGTCCAAGCGATCGGTGACCGGTACGACGAGTTCGAGGCACTGAACGCCGCCGTCGTCTCGATCCTCCCGGAACCCGTCGAGCGAGCCAGCGAGTGGCAAGAGTCGTACGACCTCCCGTTCGCGCTGCTCGCCGACCCGAACGCCGACGTGAGCGATGCGTACGACCAGCCGGTGCGGTTCGGCGTCCTCGGCTCCCTCCACGACTTGGTGGGCCGGATGCCGGTCGCGATGGTCCTCGACACCCGATCCGGCGAGCCCGCCGTCGCGTACACCTACGAGGGACGGATGCCCGCTGATCGCCCGGAAATCGATGACCTGCTTGACGAGATCCGGACGCTGCGTGGCGAGTGA
- a CDS encoding prenyltransferase, which yields MSETGPRGGRTAGELDRRVALVALWRMSRPAQLALITLVYALGVAMAFGRGAEAEVGVVAVGLAALLPTAASVHYANEYADAETDALTDRTPFSGGSGALVESGLPRPLALRAAVASGAVGVALLVAGAAPVGGQMLGTVPAALLVAILLVGWQYSVRPLRLAWKGFGEVTNAVLGGVALPLYGFAVVTGGVTVAAALATVPFALVVFVNLLETQWPDRRADAAVGKRTLATRWSAGRLRLAYGLGTVAAAGFAVALAFLGAVFPRVVTLGTVLPMVGLIPGYYRFTRHEEPFPAVVTMVLVAAGSTIGWGLAATGAVTG from the coding sequence GTGAGTGAAACCGGACCGCGCGGCGGGCGCACGGCCGGCGAGCTGGATCGCCGCGTCGCCCTCGTCGCGCTCTGGCGGATGTCCCGCCCGGCGCAGCTCGCGCTGATTACACTCGTGTACGCGCTCGGCGTCGCGATGGCGTTCGGTCGAGGCGCGGAGGCGGAGGTGGGAGTAGTCGCGGTCGGGCTGGCGGCGCTGCTGCCGACCGCCGCGAGCGTTCACTACGCAAACGAGTACGCTGACGCCGAGACGGACGCGCTCACCGACCGAACGCCGTTCTCGGGCGGCAGCGGCGCGCTGGTCGAGAGCGGGCTTCCCCGGCCCCTCGCGCTGCGCGCCGCGGTCGCGTCGGGCGCCGTCGGCGTCGCGCTGCTGGTCGCCGGCGCGGCACCGGTCGGCGGGCAGATGCTGGGAACGGTCCCGGCGGCGCTCCTCGTCGCGATACTGCTCGTCGGCTGGCAGTACTCAGTACGGCCGCTCCGGCTTGCGTGGAAGGGATTCGGTGAAGTAACGAACGCAGTCCTCGGCGGGGTCGCGCTGCCATTGTACGGGTTTGCGGTCGTCACCGGCGGCGTCACCGTCGCCGCCGCGCTCGCGACCGTCCCGTTCGCGCTCGTCGTGTTCGTGAACCTCTTGGAGACGCAGTGGCCCGACCGCCGCGCGGACGCAGCCGTCGGGAAGCGAACGCTCGCGACGCGGTGGTCGGCCGGTCGACTCCGGCTGGCCTACGGCCTCGGAACTGTCGCCGCCGCGGGGTTCGCCGTCGCGCTCGCGTTTCTCGGTGCCGTGTTCCCGCGAGTCGTCACGCTCGGGACCGTACTGCCAATGGTTGGACTCATCCCTGGCTACTACCGATTCACGAGACACGAAGAGCCCTTCCCGGCCGTGGTGACGATGGTGCTCGTCGCCGCGGGATCGACCATCGGGTGGGGTCTCGCCGCCACGGGAGCAGTCACCGGATAG
- a CDS encoding site-specific DNA-methyltransferase, whose translation MTEWDDVNADIAITDPPFGLEFDGKASNYNRDTSRVVDGYVEWESDAYGEKIRSLLDVLARNTHSEGQGIVFSGKDNSHLVHQAVLDHPEWRLEGKLYWAYNFAPYCKLRPAHNVYELYWIVKGDDWYYSNECSYDHCQDGEANLSTLQIKRNYLKGMPKYPTRLPPKLVKVLLEHFTREGDTVFDPLAGSGAVGVVSAQQNREAVVGDLNAEAKRVFTETLESLAE comes from the coding sequence ATGACTGAGTGGGACGACGTGAATGCGGATATCGCGATCACGGATCCGCCCTTCGGGCTTGAGTTTGATGGGAAGGCCAGTAACTACAACCGAGATACGTCACGCGTCGTCGACGGGTACGTTGAGTGGGAATCGGACGCATACGGTGAAAAAATACGTTCTCTCCTGGACGTTCTGGCGCGGAATACGCATTCGGAAGGGCAAGGAATCGTGTTTTCGGGAAAGGATAACAGCCATCTCGTTCATCAGGCAGTCCTTGACCATCCAGAGTGGAGATTAGAAGGGAAACTCTACTGGGCGTACAATTTTGCTCCGTATTGTAAACTTCGCCCAGCACACAACGTCTATGAGTTATATTGGATAGTCAAGGGAGATGATTGGTATTACTCAAACGAGTGTTCGTATGACCACTGCCAAGACGGTGAAGCCAATCTCTCGACACTCCAAATCAAGCGGAATTATCTCAAAGGAATGCCGAAGTACCCCACTCGATTACCACCCAAGCTCGTGAAGGTTCTACTCGAACACTTCACGAGAGAGGGTGACACGGTGTTTGATCCCTTAGCGGGCTCGGGCGCCGTTGGGGTCGTCTCTGCACAGCAGAACCGAGAGGCAGTGGTGGGCGATTTAAATGCAGAAGCAAAACGGGTGTTTACTGAAACACTCGAATCGCTGGCTGAGTGA
- a CDS encoding DNA methyltransferase encodes MGDLDDIRPAWRSLKRKWEHSFHPMCSYMGMFPPSLPHYFIHKLTTEGDVVLDPFAGRGTTPLQACVDGRIGIGNDLNPMAYVLNRAKVTPPPAATVRERIEELRLQYTPPTIDHVPQRIQMLYHENTLSQLVYLKQNFGLDDADFPETILSLSPADTFITGLILGIMHGQSGQYLSVSMPNTFSMSEGYVAEYIEKEGLEPPDRDVFQKLLDRLRTIYSDGPPARRGHAFFGDARDLPSALADAEETPDRADLVFTSPPYLKVLKYGLYNWIRLWFLNQEPDTVDQRLDDELDLEAYLEFMTDTFEVMDEVVDPDTGVAAFVIGDVDQNGETINLAREVAEEVVAPMANFEVGRIVEDRVPDNEKVSRIWGDTKGEATEIDRILIAHRGEITVRDNPAGLKTKSLPGQQETLGSFSS; translated from the coding sequence ATGGGCGACCTCGATGATATTCGACCCGCATGGCGCTCGCTGAAGCGCAAGTGGGAACACAGTTTCCATCCAATGTGTTCGTATATGGGGATGTTTCCCCCATCGCTTCCACACTACTTTATTCACAAATTAACTACTGAGGGCGATGTGGTTCTCGACCCGTTCGCTGGGCGGGGGACGACACCACTACAGGCCTGTGTAGACGGGCGCATCGGGATTGGGAATGACCTGAACCCGATGGCCTACGTCCTTAACAGAGCAAAAGTGACACCGCCCCCAGCGGCTACGGTGAGAGAGCGCATCGAGGAGCTACGATTACAGTACACTCCCCCGACGATTGATCACGTCCCGCAGCGAATTCAGATGCTGTACCACGAGAACACGTTGAGCCAGCTGGTTTATCTGAAACAGAATTTTGGGTTGGACGACGCTGATTTTCCCGAGACGATTTTGAGTCTGTCGCCAGCAGATACGTTCATAACTGGGTTAATTTTAGGCATTATGCACGGCCAGAGCGGGCAGTATCTCTCCGTTTCGATGCCAAACACATTTTCCATGTCTGAGGGGTACGTAGCGGAGTACATCGAAAAAGAGGGCCTTGAGCCACCGGACCGCGACGTGTTTCAGAAACTGCTCGATCGGCTCCGCACGATATACAGCGATGGCCCGCCAGCACGCCGGGGACATGCGTTCTTCGGAGATGCGAGAGACCTGCCGTCTGCGTTGGCCGACGCTGAGGAGACACCTGATCGAGCGGACCTTGTCTTTACGTCGCCTCCGTATCTGAAGGTGCTGAAATACGGGTTATATAACTGGATCCGGCTGTGGTTCCTCAATCAAGAGCCTGATACGGTAGACCAGCGCCTGGATGACGAACTCGATCTTGAGGCGTATCTCGAGTTCATGACGGACACATTTGAGGTCATGGATGAGGTGGTCGACCCCGACACGGGGGTTGCGGCCTTTGTTATTGGAGACGTCGATCAGAACGGGGAAACGATCAACTTGGCTCGTGAAGTGGCTGAGGAGGTTGTCGCCCCGATGGCGAATTTTGAGGTTGGACGGATCGTCGAGGACCGCGTACCAGACAACGAGAAGGTGTCGCGGATCTGGGGAGACACGAAAGGTGAAGCCACCGAGATCGACCGAATACTGATTGCCCATCGTGGTGAGATTACGGTGCGAGACAACCCGGCTGGACTGAAAACGAAGTCGCTGCCCGGCCAGCAGGAAACGCTCGGGTCGTTCAGTAGTTAG
- a CDS encoding coenzyme F420-0:L-glutamate ligase, producing MELFAVPDLPEIRAGDDLAAMIDERVDLREDDVVVVASTVVSKAEGRVFDLDDFPASPRANEIADRLADIAGEEKDPRFAQAVLEESTELIMEAPFLLTATRFGHIGVNAGIDRSNVPDGDLLLLPKRPSASAEAIREGIAADRVVVSDTCGRPFRHGQRGVAIGWAGLPASRDWRGERDRDGREMGVTVQNVIDELAAAANLVAGEGDGGTPVVVARDWAFGDHEGSDNHFRAVDGDFVRQALRQWTFQE from the coding sequence ATGGAACTGTTCGCCGTCCCGGACCTGCCAGAGATCCGGGCGGGAGACGATCTGGCGGCCATGATCGACGAGCGCGTCGACCTCCGAGAGGACGACGTGGTCGTCGTCGCCAGCACGGTCGTCTCGAAGGCCGAGGGCCGCGTCTTCGACCTCGACGACTTCCCGGCGAGTCCGCGGGCGAACGAGATCGCCGACCGCCTCGCCGACATCGCCGGCGAAGAGAAGGACCCCCGGTTCGCGCAGGCCGTCTTAGAGGAGTCGACGGAGCTCATCATGGAGGCGCCGTTCCTCCTCACGGCGACCCGCTTCGGTCACATCGGCGTCAACGCGGGGATCGACCGGTCGAACGTCCCCGACGGCGACCTGTTGTTACTCCCGAAGCGCCCCTCGGCGAGCGCGGAGGCGATCCGAGAGGGAATCGCCGCCGACCGCGTCGTCGTCAGCGACACCTGCGGGCGCCCCTTCAGACACGGCCAGCGGGGGGTCGCGATCGGCTGGGCCGGGCTCCCCGCGAGCCGCGACTGGCGCGGCGAGCGAGACCGTGACGGCCGCGAGATGGGCGTCACCGTCCAGAACGTGATCGACGAACTCGCCGCGGCGGCGAACCTCGTGGCCGGCGAGGGCGACGGCGGCACCCCGGTCGTCGTCGCCCGCGACTGGGCGTTCGGCGACCACGAGGGGTCGGACAACCACTTCCGCGCGGTCGACGGCGACTTCGTGCGGCAGGCCCTCCGGCAGTGGACGTTTCAGGAGTAA
- a CDS encoding 5,10-methylenetetrahydromethanopterin reductase yields the protein MLGIELTPEHDLHRLVDLGVRAESAGYDAVYSTCHYNNRDPWAFLSQLATATDSVRLGPGVANPYETHPVTLASKVATVDELSEGRAVFGLGPGDPSTLRNLGLEDERGLRSVLESFKTAQRLWAGERVDHDGTFDASEAGLNYEPPQGADIPVHVGGEGPHMCRMAAKHADGLLYNGSHPKDLAWAREQVDDGLDDRPDARGDFDLIAYAAVSIDEDAAAAREAARPPVAFIVGGAAPPVLDRHGIDPDAAGEIGDRISAGEFSAAFERVTPAMIDAFCMAGDPATVRERAAAVADHADGLVVGSPLGPDLEAAVDLAAEAVDGLF from the coding sequence ATGCTCGGTATCGAACTCACCCCCGAACACGACTTGCACCGCCTCGTCGACCTCGGCGTCCGCGCCGAAAGCGCCGGCTACGACGCCGTCTACTCGACGTGTCACTACAACAACCGCGACCCGTGGGCGTTCCTCTCACAGCTCGCGACCGCGACCGACTCGGTCCGGCTCGGCCCCGGCGTCGCCAACCCCTACGAGACCCACCCGGTGACGCTCGCCTCGAAGGTCGCCACCGTCGACGAGCTCTCCGAGGGGCGGGCCGTGTTCGGGCTCGGTCCCGGCGACCCCTCGACGCTCCGGAACCTCGGACTCGAAGACGAGCGCGGGCTCCGCTCCGTCTTGGAGTCGTTCAAGACGGCTCAGCGGCTGTGGGCCGGCGAGCGCGTCGACCACGACGGCACCTTCGACGCCAGCGAGGCGGGGCTCAACTACGAGCCGCCACAGGGCGCGGACATCCCCGTCCACGTCGGCGGCGAGGGACCCCACATGTGCCGGATGGCCGCGAAACACGCTGACGGCCTGCTGTACAACGGCTCGCATCCGAAGGACCTCGCGTGGGCCCGCGAGCAGGTTGACGACGGGCTCGACGACCGCCCCGACGCCCGCGGCGACTTCGATCTGATCGCCTACGCCGCGGTCTCGATAGACGAGGACGCCGCGGCCGCGCGCGAAGCCGCCCGCCCCCCGGTCGCGTTCATCGTCGGCGGGGCGGCCCCGCCGGTGCTGGACCGGCACGGGATCGACCCGGACGCGGCCGGCGAAATCGGCGATCGCATCTCGGCCGGAGAGTTCTCCGCGGCGTTCGAGCGCGTGACGCCGGCGATGATCGACGCGTTCTGTATGGCCGGCGACCCGGCGACCGTCCGCGAGCGCGCCGCCGCCGTCGCCGACCACGCCGACGGACTCGTGGTCGGCTCCCCGCTCGGCCCGGACCTAGAAGCCGCCGTCGACCTCGCGGCCGAGGCGGTCGACGGGCTCTTTTAA
- a CDS encoding methyl-accepting chemotaxis protein, whose product MDRLGVTESIERKVVTAVGIQFLVTVGIFLTQFLVSGTLAYVLSAALFVGAVVAIYNTLLIVRSDFVAPLRRLEAGADAIAAGDITAIDSAEDAESGLVGSDQPDEIGSLVNAFTEVEGYLNTVAAQSEALAAQEFDDPVLDETVPGAFGDSLDEMADNLEAHTTELESLVDAFGAAAERAQEGDLTARIDESEVATDEQRYAELVANYNRLVTSLGGTVGEVAAFTGDVADASDDVRASMDEVDAASEEVARSVQEISDGAAEQTDELAAVSSEMSTLSATVEEIAASADKAASTAETAAERGRAGREEAVEAIAELEALEARIAETATAVEDLVDRIGEIDEIASVIDGIAEETNLLALNASIEAARADGSGDGFAVVADEVKALAEETREEAAAISGRIDEVQRASAETAADVDEMESQASDGVETIESTLREFEEVVEDVTTVNETVQEISHATDDQARTTQEVVDMVDGISSVSQQTATEAETVAAAAEEQTATVSEVTRRVHALSDQSDALLATLDEFDVPDDAAATAIGADAPETGAPVEASAAADDD is encoded by the coding sequence ATGGACCGCCTCGGAGTCACCGAGTCGATAGAGCGGAAGGTCGTTACGGCCGTCGGGATCCAGTTTCTCGTCACCGTCGGTATCTTCCTGACGCAGTTTCTCGTGTCCGGAACGCTGGCGTACGTCCTCTCCGCCGCCCTCTTCGTCGGCGCCGTCGTCGCGATATACAACACCCTGCTCATCGTCCGGAGCGACTTCGTGGCCCCGCTCCGGCGACTCGAAGCGGGCGCCGACGCGATCGCGGCGGGCGATATCACCGCGATCGACTCGGCCGAGGACGCCGAGTCGGGGCTCGTCGGCAGCGACCAGCCGGACGAGATCGGGAGCCTCGTGAACGCCTTCACCGAGGTCGAGGGGTACCTCAACACGGTCGCGGCGCAGTCCGAGGCGCTCGCCGCCCAGGAGTTCGACGACCCCGTCCTCGACGAGACGGTGCCGGGCGCGTTCGGCGACTCGCTCGACGAGATGGCCGACAACCTGGAGGCGCACACGACGGAACTCGAATCCCTCGTCGACGCCTTCGGCGCGGCGGCGGAGCGCGCCCAAGAGGGCGACCTGACCGCCCGGATCGACGAGAGCGAGGTCGCGACCGACGAGCAGCGGTACGCCGAACTGGTGGCCAACTACAACCGGCTCGTGACCTCGCTCGGGGGGACCGTCGGGGAGGTCGCGGCGTTCACCGGCGACGTGGCCGACGCGAGCGACGACGTGCGCGCGAGCATGGACGAGGTCGACGCCGCGAGCGAGGAGGTCGCGCGCTCGGTCCAGGAGATAAGCGACGGCGCCGCGGAACAGACCGACGAGCTGGCGGCGGTATCGAGCGAGATGAGCACGCTCTCCGCGACCGTCGAGGAGATCGCGGCCTCGGCCGACAAGGCGGCGTCGACCGCGGAGACCGCCGCGGAGCGAGGCCGGGCGGGCCGCGAGGAGGCGGTCGAGGCGATAGCGGAGTTGGAGGCGCTCGAAGCCCGGATCGCGGAGACCGCGACCGCCGTGGAGGACCTGGTCGACCGGATCGGCGAGATCGACGAGATCGCTTCCGTGATCGATGGAATCGCCGAAGAGACGAACCTGCTCGCCCTGAACGCGTCCATCGAGGCGGCCCGCGCCGACGGCTCCGGAGACGGGTTCGCGGTCGTCGCCGACGAGGTGAAGGCGCTCGCCGAGGAGACCCGCGAGGAGGCCGCCGCCATCTCCGGCCGCATCGACGAGGTGCAACGAGCGTCCGCGGAGACCGCCGCCGACGTCGACGAGATGGAGTCGCAGGCGTCCGACGGCGTCGAGACGATCGAGTCCACGCTCCGGGAGTTCGAGGAGGTCGTCGAGGACGTGACGACCGTCAACGAGACGGTCCAGGAGATCAGCCACGCGACCGACGACCAGGCGCGGACGACACAGGAGGTCGTCGACATGGTCGACGGCATCTCCTCGGTCAGCCAGCAGACGGCGACGGAGGCGGAGACCGTCGCGGCCGCGGCCGAGGAGCAGACGGCGACCGTCTCCGAGGTCACTCGGCGGGTCCACGCGCTGTCGGACCAGTCCGACGCGCTGCTCGCGACGCTCGACGAGTTCGACGTGCCCGACGACGCGGCGGCAACCGCGATCGGAGCGGACGCACCGGAGACGGGCGCCCCGGTCGAAGCGAGCGCGGCCGCTGACGACGACTAG
- a CDS encoding site-2 protease family protein: MNALTDLFAGNTLLLVLTGVLAYSAAAMWLRDRGVLPEAVRVSGPVLTLRTLRGRAFLNRIAAPRRFWRAVANLGLGGALVAMVASFVLILSSALSAIRTVQPSAIQQPQNFLIIPGVNDFLPLSVAPEIIAGLGIAMVIHEGAHGLLCRVEGIDIESMGLVFFALLPVGAFVEPDEEATQEASRGARARMFAAGVTANTLLTVVVFALLFGPVVGAIAPAPGFAVGEVTPESPAAAANITHGDRLVAVGDTPVDTPDEFETALAAAGETVQITAEDGDGTRTVTVTRELHVIGSAGGNPLGVTIESDPVGITAVNGAPVSTEREFLDAVGDAERATVTVDADGAANATVASETAEIPIGAYALGVQEGGPLNAEGAPLGEPLTIVSIDGDRVRTNDELSTVLADREPGTTVEVVGYDTADERVTYDVELDPHPNREGGFIGVTVFPGSSGLALDDFGASQYPAGTYLELLGGDGGEGGTGGVALSNLTGSPLGLVFASLILPLGSLFGLPFNFAGFTGVLTNFYVVEGPLAVLGGGTFLLANLLFWTGWINIQLALFNCLPAFPLDGGRILRMVAEAVISRVPVSDRHAAVRTITVSSGLVMLAGLIMMIFGNQILSALGLI; encoded by the coding sequence ATGAACGCCCTGACGGACCTGTTCGCTGGGAACACGCTACTGCTGGTCCTCACAGGGGTCCTCGCCTACTCCGCGGCCGCGATGTGGCTTCGGGATCGCGGGGTCCTCCCCGAGGCGGTCCGCGTCTCCGGACCGGTGTTGACCCTTCGCACGCTCCGCGGCCGAGCGTTTCTCAACCGCATCGCCGCGCCCCGTCGCTTCTGGCGGGCCGTCGCGAACCTCGGACTCGGCGGCGCGCTCGTCGCGATGGTGGCGTCGTTCGTCCTGATCCTCTCGTCGGCGCTCTCCGCGATCCGCACCGTCCAGCCGTCGGCGATCCAACAGCCGCAGAACTTCCTCATCATCCCCGGCGTGAACGACTTCCTCCCGCTCTCTGTCGCGCCGGAGATCATCGCCGGCCTCGGCATCGCGATGGTCATCCACGAGGGGGCACACGGCCTGTTGTGCCGCGTCGAGGGGATAGACATCGAGTCGATGGGGCTGGTCTTCTTCGCGCTGCTCCCGGTCGGCGCCTTCGTCGAGCCGGACGAGGAGGCGACGCAGGAGGCCTCTCGCGGCGCTCGCGCCCGGATGTTCGCCGCCGGCGTCACCGCGAACACGCTCCTCACCGTCGTCGTCTTCGCCCTCCTCTTCGGGCCGGTCGTCGGCGCCATCGCCCCGGCGCCCGGCTTCGCGGTCGGCGAAGTGACCCCCGAGTCGCCCGCCGCCGCGGCGAACATCACGCACGGCGACCGGCTGGTCGCGGTCGGCGACACGCCGGTCGACACCCCCGACGAGTTCGAGACCGCGCTCGCGGCGGCCGGCGAGACCGTGCAGATCACGGCCGAGGACGGCGACGGAACGCGGACCGTGACGGTGACCCGCGAGTTACACGTGATCGGCTCCGCCGGCGGGAACCCCCTCGGCGTGACGATCGAGTCGGACCCCGTCGGGATCACCGCCGTCAACGGCGCGCCCGTCTCGACCGAGCGCGAGTTCCTCGACGCCGTCGGCGACGCGGAGCGCGCGACGGTGACCGTCGACGCCGACGGCGCGGCCAACGCCACGGTCGCGTCCGAGACGGCCGAGATCCCGATCGGCGCGTACGCCCTCGGCGTGCAGGAGGGTGGACCGCTCAACGCCGAGGGCGCGCCCCTCGGTGAGCCCCTCACCATCGTGTCGATCGACGGCGACCGCGTCCGGACCAACGACGAGCTCTCGACCGTGCTGGCGGACCGCGAGCCGGGCACGACCGTCGAGGTCGTCGGGTACGACACCGCCGACGAGCGCGTCACCTACGACGTGGAGCTCGACCCCCACCCGAACCGCGAGGGCGGGTTCATCGGCGTGACGGTGTTCCCCGGCAGCAGCGGGCTCGCGCTCGACGACTTCGGCGCCTCGCAGTACCCCGCGGGGACGTACCTCGAACTCCTCGGCGGCGACGGCGGCGAGGGCGGAACCGGCGGGGTCGCGCTCAGTAACCTCACCGGCTCGCCGCTCGGGCTCGTGTTCGCCTCGCTCATCCTCCCGCTCGGCAGCCTGTTCGGGCTCCCGTTCAACTTCGCGGGGTTCACCGGGGTGTTGACGAACTTCTACGTGGTCGAGGGGCCCCTCGCCGTCCTCGGCGGCGGGACGTTCCTGCTCGCGAACCTCCTCTTTTGGACCGGGTGGATCAACATCCAACTCGCGCTGTTCAACTGCCTCCCGGCGTTCCCGCTCGACGGCGGGCGCATCCTCCGGATGGTCGCGGAGGCGGTCATCAGCCGCGTGCCGGTCTCCGACCGCCACGCCGCGGTCCGGACGATCACGGTGTCGTCCGGTCTCGTCATGCTCGCCGGCCTAATCATGATGATCTTCGGCAACCAGATCCTCTCCGCGCTCGGGCTGATCTGA
- a CDS encoding TIGR00300 family protein, with protein MSYSRTVEIEGHVIDSGTMQRCFGAVMDLGGSFDVDQFDVGTNEEAESYCRMAVSADDEETLQAILHELHQNGAVLEDPSDVELIAAPADKVVPPDFYSTTNHPTEVLYDGEWIDVERIEMDCALIVDPEGGPDGEPRAYTKVLNAVEEGDLVATDESGVRVNPPERPRTGGAFGFMQGGVSSERPSESTIREVAGELRRVSDEGGNVMVVAGPAVIHSGAGEALAKLVEAGYVDSLSAGNGFATHDLERSLYGTSLGMDVETLEHPRKGHKHHIWTISEIIRAGGIEAAVDDGIITEGVMYECVRNDVDTVLAGSIRDDGPLPDTITDAVEAQNAIRDQAHDADIVLMLATLLHSVAAGNCLPSTTKTVCVDINPATVTQLLDRGSAQAIGMVTDIGTFVPTLTEFVLEGGAEAEAEDAATPDDHSPGGDR; from the coding sequence ATGAGCTACTCACGCACCGTCGAGATCGAGGGGCACGTCATCGACAGCGGGACGATGCAGCGCTGTTTCGGCGCGGTGATGGATCTCGGCGGCTCCTTCGACGTCGACCAGTTCGACGTGGGGACCAACGAGGAGGCCGAGTCGTACTGCCGCATGGCCGTGTCGGCCGACGACGAGGAGACCCTCCAAGCGATCCTTCACGAACTCCACCAGAACGGCGCGGTGTTAGAGGACCCGAGCGACGTCGAACTCATCGCGGCGCCCGCGGACAAGGTCGTCCCGCCGGACTTCTACTCCACCACGAACCACCCGACCGAAGTGCTGTACGACGGCGAGTGGATCGACGTCGAGCGGATCGAGATGGACTGCGCGCTGATCGTCGACCCCGAGGGCGGGCCGGACGGCGAGCCGCGGGCCTACACGAAGGTCCTCAACGCGGTCGAGGAGGGGGATTTAGTCGCGACCGACGAGTCGGGCGTGCGCGTGAACCCGCCCGAGCGCCCGCGCACCGGCGGGGCGTTCGGCTTCATGCAGGGCGGCGTCTCCTCCGAACGCCCCTCCGAGTCGACGATCCGGGAGGTCGCTGGCGAGCTTCGCCGGGTGAGCGATGAGGGCGGCAACGTCATGGTCGTCGCCGGTCCGGCCGTGATCCACTCGGGCGCGGGCGAGGCGCTGGCGAAGTTGGTCGAGGCCGGTTACGTCGACTCGCTTTCGGCCGGCAACGGGTTCGCCACGCACGATCTGGAGCGCTCGCTGTACGGCACGTCGCTCGGGATGGACGTGGAGACGCTCGAACACCCGCGGAAGGGGCACAAACACCACATCTGGACCATCTCGGAGATCATCCGGGCCGGCGGCATCGAGGCGGCCGTCGACGACGGCATCATCACGGAGGGCGTGATGTACGAGTGCGTGCGAAACGACGTCGACACCGTGTTGGCGGGGTCGATCCGAGACGACGGACCCCTGCCCGACACGATCACCGACGCGGTCGAGGCGCAGAACGCCATCCGGGACCAGGCCCACGACGCCGACATCGTGTTGATGCTCGCGACGCTGCTCCACTCGGTCGCGGCCGGGAACTGCCTCCCGTCGACGACCAAGACCGTCTGCGTCGACATCAACCCCGCCACGGTCACCCAGCTGCTCGACCGCGGGTCGGCACAGGCGATCGGCATGGTCACCGACATCGGGACGTTCGTCCCCACGCTCACGGAGTTCGTGCTGGAGGGCGGAGCCGAAGCCGAAGCCGAAGACGCCGCGACACCCGACGACCACTCGCCCGGCGGCGACCGATGA
- a CDS encoding GNAT family N-acetyltransferase: MTVDLRPYDAAADADALYERKVAFERGLGDSTGGDGKAATYEGKLTDAYRESWLAWVDRCVDDDPRCVTVAVDEDEETQDRAVVGYVFVLPERLAFVWDAAVINELYVVPEHRGTGVADDLMDAAVALAGDQTLPLDRVVLDVDAANERARAFYDRHGFESWGEMVARPIDD; the protein is encoded by the coding sequence ATGACCGTCGACCTCCGCCCGTACGACGCCGCGGCCGACGCCGACGCGCTGTACGAGCGCAAAGTCGCCTTCGAGCGCGGGCTCGGCGACTCGACGGGCGGCGACGGGAAGGCCGCCACCTACGAGGGAAAACTCACCGACGCCTACCGCGAGTCGTGGCTCGCGTGGGTCGACCGCTGCGTCGACGACGACCCCCGATGCGTGACCGTCGCGGTCGACGAGGACGAGGAGACACAGGACCGCGCGGTCGTCGGCTACGTGTTCGTCCTCCCCGAGCGCCTCGCGTTCGTGTGGGACGCCGCCGTCATCAACGAGCTCTACGTCGTCCCCGAACACCGGGGGACCGGCGTCGCCGACGACCTGATGGACGCCGCCGTCGCGCTCGCCGGCGATCAGACGCTCCCGCTCGACCGCGTGGTCCTCGACGTTGACGCCGCCAACGAGCGCGCGAGGGCGTTCTACGACCGCCACGGCTTCGAGTCGTGGGGCGAGATGGTGGCGCGCCCCATCGACGACTGA